A genomic window from Cutibacterium acnes includes:
- a CDS encoding DUF58 domain-containing protein yields MAQTLVSPPTGATLPLNQLAPEAALRRLELTIVRRLEGFLHGDHLGLLPGTGADVNDARPYEPGQDDVRMMDWAVTARTTVPHVRETIADRELEVWALLDVTGSMNWGTVSMTKRDLGIAAIATIGFLSQRMGDRFGGVIMRPDSVRRLPARSGRTALYGLLRSMLTEPIVADNAPGQVTLAKGIENLAASGRRRGMKVVVSDFLSPGDDVLNPNDRPEWERSLRRLSVRNQVLCIEVVDAAELDFPDVGDVMVRDPETSFAHYVNTADKATRERMNAASRAQRERISAAIRRAGAGHLQLRTDSDWVTDIARFVLGYRRTAAILHQPPQGVTK; encoded by the coding sequence GTGGCGCAGACGCTGGTGAGTCCACCTACTGGGGCGACTCTGCCGCTTAACCAGCTTGCCCCCGAGGCCGCGCTGCGTCGCTTGGAACTCACGATCGTGCGCCGATTGGAGGGATTCCTCCACGGTGACCACTTGGGTCTGCTGCCCGGGACTGGAGCCGACGTTAACGACGCCCGTCCCTACGAACCCGGTCAAGACGATGTGCGCATGATGGATTGGGCCGTTACAGCCCGTACCACCGTCCCCCACGTACGTGAGACCATTGCCGACCGTGAACTCGAGGTATGGGCACTTCTCGACGTGACCGGTTCCATGAACTGGGGCACGGTGTCCATGACGAAACGTGACTTGGGTATCGCCGCTATTGCGACCATCGGTTTTCTCTCCCAGCGAATGGGGGACCGGTTTGGCGGGGTCATTATGCGCCCCGATTCGGTGCGTCGTTTGCCGGCCCGGTCCGGGCGAACAGCCCTTTATGGACTGCTGCGCTCGATGCTGACTGAGCCGATCGTCGCCGACAACGCTCCCGGACAGGTGACTCTGGCCAAAGGCATCGAAAATCTCGCTGCCTCGGGGAGGCGTCGCGGTATGAAGGTCGTCGTTTCTGACTTCCTTTCTCCCGGTGACGATGTTCTGAATCCCAATGATCGCCCGGAGTGGGAACGGTCCCTACGTCGGTTGTCGGTGCGAAACCAGGTGCTGTGCATCGAAGTTGTTGACGCTGCTGAGCTGGACTTTCCCGACGTGGGTGACGTCATGGTCCGAGACCCAGAAACGTCTTTCGCCCACTATGTCAATACCGCTGACAAGGCCACCCGCGAGCGGATGAACGCTGCCTCCCGCGCCCAGCGCGAGCGTATCTCGGCGGCTATCCGACGTGCGGGGGCAGGACACCTACAGCTGCGCACCGACTCCGACTGGGTTACCGATATCGCACGCTTCGTCCTCGGATACCGGCGCACTGCTGCAATCTTGCATCAGCCGCCTCAGGGGGTGACCAAGTGA
- a CDS encoding VWA domain-containing protein, whose protein sequence is MTPLFLGLPEVKSPWVPWLLLLVPVLLVFYIWASHRSRSTAMRFTNTAILGAVMSKQPQWKRHIAVAAALLCVATTTVAWARPMGIEQVPRNRATIVVAIDSSLSMKADDVSPTRLAAAKAKAKDFINSLPTGFNVAVVSISEHPEIRMPPSTDRPTVLRAVDGIELQDGTALGGAIDKSLEAVKMAPGGSKNPAPAAIVMLSDGDNTQGGSPLVAANRAAAAKVPVYTIAFGTETGYVDLNGQRERVAPDTKLLSTVADRTHAKSWTADSADKLQEVYQQVHSSVGYEPVRKEVTATWAFYAFCFAVVSGLATLSVAVRWP, encoded by the coding sequence GTGACGCCGCTCTTTCTCGGCCTACCTGAGGTCAAGTCGCCGTGGGTGCCCTGGCTGTTGCTGCTCGTCCCGGTGCTGCTGGTCTTCTACATCTGGGCGTCGCATCGCAGCCGATCTACGGCGATGAGATTTACCAATACCGCCATCCTTGGCGCGGTGATGAGTAAGCAGCCGCAGTGGAAGAGGCACATCGCCGTTGCTGCTGCTTTGCTATGCGTGGCAACTACCACTGTTGCATGGGCTCGGCCGATGGGTATCGAACAGGTGCCGCGCAACCGCGCCACTATCGTTGTTGCCATCGACTCATCTTTGTCGATGAAAGCTGACGACGTTTCCCCCACTCGTCTCGCCGCGGCCAAGGCCAAGGCCAAGGATTTCATCAATAGTCTTCCGACCGGATTCAATGTCGCAGTGGTGAGCATTTCCGAGCATCCGGAGATTCGGATGCCACCGTCGACCGACCGGCCTACCGTGTTACGTGCTGTTGACGGGATCGAGCTGCAGGATGGCACTGCGCTGGGTGGCGCCATCGATAAGTCTCTTGAAGCCGTCAAGATGGCTCCCGGGGGGTCTAAAAATCCGGCTCCGGCCGCCATTGTCATGCTCAGTGATGGGGATAATACCCAAGGCGGTTCTCCCCTGGTGGCGGCCAACCGAGCTGCCGCGGCCAAAGTCCCGGTGTACACCATCGCCTTTGGTACCGAGACCGGGTATGTCGACCTTAACGGGCAGCGAGAGAGAGTTGCACCCGATACCAAACTCTTATCTACTGTCGCCGACCGTACTCACGCTAAATCGTGGACCGCCGACTCGGCGGACAAGCTCCAGGAGGTTTATCAGCAGGTGCACTCGTCGGTGGGTTACGAGCCGGTAAGAAAGGAAGTGACGGCAACGTGGGCTTTCTACGCCTTCTGCTTTGCCGTCGTCTCTGGGCTGGCCACCTTGTCAGTGGCGGTGAGATGGCCATGA
- a CDS encoding VWA domain-containing protein, which yields MAMMTLIAFGRPGRLWWLVVPVVFLAVYLVVVMWRRQPHQGRNELKRLLPSSRPWKQHLAMGLSVLSMAIIVLAFAQPKAYHEVPRDRATVVVAIDVSRSMVATDVEPSRLSAAKTAAKDFLGDLPPRFNVSLVKFAASAQVVVPPTTDRAAVSTAITNLQVLPSTAIGEGIYSSLNALKLVPDDPKHPGQKPPAAIVLLSDGATNVGRPSLEAAKEAGRQHVPVYTIAYGTAGGYVVEGGQRQPVPVNHYELAAIAKASGGEKFSAESLGQLSDVYKSIAQSVGYEKVFGEVTDKYVGVALALVVLTAASVISLCARWP from the coding sequence ATGGCCATGATGACCCTGATTGCTTTTGGACGCCCTGGACGACTGTGGTGGCTCGTGGTGCCGGTAGTCTTCCTCGCTGTTTACCTTGTAGTGGTGATGTGGCGTCGCCAGCCGCACCAGGGTCGGAATGAGTTGAAGCGGTTGTTGCCTAGCTCGCGGCCGTGGAAGCAGCATCTGGCGATGGGGTTGTCAGTACTCTCGATGGCCATCATAGTGTTGGCATTCGCCCAGCCAAAGGCCTACCACGAGGTACCGAGAGATCGAGCGACTGTCGTTGTTGCTATTGACGTGTCGCGCTCAATGGTGGCGACGGACGTTGAACCCTCTCGACTTTCCGCTGCTAAGACTGCTGCGAAGGATTTCCTGGGGGATTTGCCGCCACGGTTCAATGTCTCCTTGGTGAAGTTCGCAGCATCTGCTCAGGTCGTGGTACCCCCCACGACCGATCGTGCCGCCGTATCGACTGCGATCACGAACCTCCAGGTGCTGCCATCTACCGCGATCGGCGAGGGGATTTATTCCTCCCTCAACGCTCTCAAACTGGTTCCGGACGATCCGAAACATCCCGGACAGAAGCCACCAGCGGCGATCGTGCTCCTTTCTGACGGTGCAACGAATGTTGGCCGTCCTTCTCTTGAAGCAGCCAAGGAAGCCGGACGTCAGCATGTGCCGGTGTACACCATCGCTTACGGCACCGCGGGCGGGTATGTCGTCGAAGGTGGCCAGCGTCAGCCTGTTCCTGTTAACCACTATGAGTTGGCGGCGATAGCGAAGGCCTCCGGAGGCGAGAAGTTCTCCGCAGAGTCCTTAGGTCAGTTGTCAGACGTCTATAAGTCCATCGCCCAATCGGTGGGATATGAGAAGGTTTTCGGGGAAGTGACTGACAAGTACGTTGGCGTCGCCTTAGCTCTCGTGGTGCTGACGGCGGCCTCCGTCATCAGTTTATGCGCCCGTTGGCCCTAA
- a CDS encoding YggS family pyridoxal phosphate-dependent enzyme yields MSMADNLAAVRTRIDDACRACDRNPGEVSLLPVSKTKPPSMVDEAYRAGYRLFGENKVQDALAKSELMDANHPGLEWSIIGGLQTNKAKYVARFATEFQALDSLKIAHELDKRLQKEGRQLRVLVQVNSSAEPQKSGIAPEEAVDFARELAAFDSLDVRGLMTVALNSSDQRAVADCFDLVVATQEKLRQEAGDTSDWSELSMGMSGDLEIAIAHGSTQVRIGTDIFGARDPARTWRP; encoded by the coding sequence ATGAGTATGGCTGACAACCTAGCGGCGGTGCGTACCCGCATTGATGATGCCTGCCGAGCTTGTGATCGAAATCCCGGCGAGGTGTCGTTGCTACCAGTCTCCAAAACCAAGCCTCCCAGCATGGTCGATGAGGCGTATCGGGCTGGCTACCGGCTTTTCGGCGAAAACAAGGTGCAAGATGCACTCGCGAAATCTGAACTCATGGATGCCAATCACCCCGGGCTGGAATGGTCCATCATCGGCGGCTTGCAGACCAACAAGGCCAAATACGTGGCCCGCTTCGCCACCGAGTTTCAAGCCCTCGATTCGCTCAAGATTGCCCATGAACTCGACAAGAGGTTACAAAAGGAAGGACGTCAACTACGGGTATTGGTCCAGGTGAATTCCTCGGCTGAGCCTCAAAAATCTGGGATCGCTCCCGAGGAAGCTGTCGACTTCGCCCGTGAACTGGCCGCCTTTGATTCTCTCGATGTGCGCGGGCTCATGACGGTGGCGCTCAATAGTTCTGACCAGCGGGCCGTGGCCGACTGTTTTGACCTCGTTGTCGCAACTCAAGAGAAGCTGCGCCAGGAGGCGGGCGATACTAGCGACTGGTCCGAATTGTCCATGGGAATGTCAGGGGATCTGGAGATCGCCATTGCTCATGGTTCCACCCAGGTACGTATCGGCACTGACATCTTCGGCGCTCGCGATCCGGCACGGACATGGCGTCCGTAA
- a CDS encoding DUF3145 family protein, producing the protein METTQLASGTLFIHSASTALRSHIEWAADAAFVMPAPLRWTSQPVEPGTWRAESAWCGDVVDARTFISTLAAWQRVRVELTVETGAAPHRWSVTPDLGIFSAPIDEAGSVLVDEMRLRSAITAARRTGLRLDDEICDLLGEPWDVELEPYRACDPSLQVPWLSAG; encoded by the coding sequence GTGGAAACGACACAGCTGGCCAGTGGAACTCTCTTTATTCACTCGGCTTCGACGGCATTGCGCAGCCATATTGAATGGGCAGCCGATGCCGCGTTTGTCATGCCCGCGCCGCTGCGGTGGACCAGCCAACCAGTAGAACCGGGTACTTGGAGAGCAGAATCGGCGTGGTGTGGTGACGTCGTTGATGCCCGCACGTTCATTTCCACGCTTGCCGCCTGGCAGCGGGTGCGGGTCGAGCTGACCGTCGAAACAGGGGCTGCCCCGCATCGCTGGAGCGTCACTCCCGATCTGGGTATTTTTTCCGCGCCCATCGATGAGGCCGGCTCGGTTCTCGTTGATGAGATGAGGTTACGTTCGGCGATTACCGCTGCACGTCGCACTGGGCTACGTCTCGACGATGAGATTTGCGACTTGCTGGGCGAGCCGTGGGACGTTGAGCTGGAACCATATCGAGCCTGTGACCCGTCGCTGCAGGTGCCGTGGCTGTCTGCCGGGTAA
- a CDS encoding beta-ketoacyl-[acyl-carrier-protein] synthase family protein, producing MSDVVITGFGTTTPLGPDAPSTWQGLLEGRNGVHTLDFDWIDDVPVKFAAPAVDDPANHLPRPQARRLDRSSQLALVAAKEAWADAGLELPEADDNSGSNGIDPERLVVCCATGIGGLHSLLGQWDIQKDKGFKRVSPFTVPMLMANAPAANIGLMVHAKAGVHTPVSACASSSEAISLGLDQLHLGRADIAVVGGAEAIIHPLPVAAFAQMKALSTRNDDPEHASRPWDVDRDGFVIGEGAAIMVIETLEHAQARGAKIYGTLAGSGISADSHDIVQPDPTGSGQASAMHKALASAGLSPSDVNHVNAHATSTPLGDTAEAHSIAAVLEKATDQVLVNGTKSMTGHLLGGAGALESFAAVMALLKRQVPGTINVEHLEEGLEINVVTETTDLPDGDLAALNNSFGFGGHNVTLAFTNTNATR from the coding sequence ATGAGCGACGTCGTCATCACTGGTTTCGGGACCACCACACCGTTGGGACCCGACGCCCCTAGCACCTGGCAGGGGCTGCTGGAAGGGCGAAACGGGGTACACACCCTCGACTTCGACTGGATTGACGACGTTCCCGTCAAATTCGCCGCACCGGCGGTCGATGATCCGGCCAACCACCTGCCCCGTCCACAGGCTCGCCGTCTAGACCGCTCAAGCCAGCTGGCCCTTGTCGCTGCCAAGGAGGCCTGGGCCGACGCCGGCCTGGAGCTTCCCGAAGCCGACGACAACTCCGGTTCCAACGGCATCGACCCCGAACGCTTGGTGGTGTGCTGCGCTACCGGTATTGGTGGCCTGCACTCTTTGCTCGGCCAGTGGGACATTCAGAAAGACAAGGGCTTCAAACGGGTTAGTCCCTTTACCGTCCCGATGCTAATGGCCAATGCACCGGCGGCCAATATTGGCTTGATGGTGCATGCCAAGGCCGGCGTCCATACCCCCGTTTCGGCTTGCGCTTCATCTTCCGAAGCAATCTCGCTCGGCCTGGATCAGCTTCATCTGGGGCGAGCCGATATTGCCGTCGTCGGCGGCGCCGAGGCTATCATCCATCCGTTGCCGGTGGCCGCTTTCGCCCAAATGAAAGCCTTGTCGACTCGCAACGACGATCCTGAGCACGCTTCACGTCCATGGGACGTTGATCGTGACGGCTTCGTCATCGGCGAGGGAGCGGCGATCATGGTCATTGAGACACTCGAGCATGCTCAAGCCCGCGGGGCAAAGATCTACGGCACTCTTGCCGGATCCGGTATTTCGGCTGATTCGCACGATATCGTTCAGCCAGATCCCACTGGTTCCGGCCAGGCATCCGCGATGCACAAGGCTCTTGCATCCGCCGGGCTATCCCCCTCCGACGTCAACCACGTCAACGCCCACGCCACCTCGACCCCACTCGGTGACACTGCGGAGGCCCACTCCATCGCCGCGGTCCTAGAGAAAGCCACTGACCAGGTGCTTGTCAACGGCACCAAGTCGATGACGGGACACCTGTTAGGTGGAGCTGGGGCTTTGGAATCCTTCGCAGCGGTGATGGCCCTACTGAAGCGTCAGGTGCCTGGCACCATCAACGTCGAACACCTCGAAGAGGGCTTGGAAATCAACGTCGTCACCGAGACGACCGACCTACCCGACGGTGATCTGGCTGCTCTTAATAACTCTTTCGGGTTCGGAGGGCACAACGTCACCTTGGCGTTCACTAACACCAACGCCACTCGCTGA
- a CDS encoding acyl carrier protein — translation MADKDQILADMADIVNDITGVDQSEVTFEKSFVDDLDVDSLSMVEIIYACDEKFGVEIPDEESKNIKIVGDAVNYIIEHQS, via the coding sequence ATGGCTGACAAAGACCAGATCCTTGCCGACATGGCTGACATCGTCAATGACATCACTGGTGTCGACCAGTCCGAGGTCACCTTTGAGAAGTCCTTCGTTGACGACCTCGACGTCGACTCGCTGTCCATGGTCGAGATCATCTACGCCTGCGACGAGAAGTTCGGCGTTGAGATCCCTGACGAAGAGTCCAAGAACATCAAGATCGTTGGCGACGCCGTCAACTACATCATCGAGCACCAGAGCTGA
- a CDS encoding beta-ketoacyl-ACP synthase III: MTAIKTRPVHGYSKFLSTGSARGSRVVTNKEMCTLIDSTPEWIEQRTGITERRWATNSETVASMGTTAARTALERSGLEASQIDAIIVATVSHHRPSPSLAAYIARELGLGDAAAFDLNGACAGFCYSTALADSMIRTGSANYVLVIGVEKLSEMTNLDDRSTAFLFSDGAGAAIIGASDEPGIGPVVWGSRSDQLKTIELEDWPTASADPNKIHPLIRMEGRAVFKWAMTDVAKRAAEAIAEAGITPADLDVFIPHQANDRITDVVSRHLKLPESVTVCHDIADMGNTSAASVPIAIDRMLQRGQAHSGDLALIIGFGAGLVYAGQVIRLP, translated from the coding sequence ATGACGGCCATCAAGACCCGTCCCGTCCACGGCTACTCGAAATTCCTGTCCACCGGATCAGCTCGCGGATCGCGAGTAGTCACCAACAAGGAGATGTGCACGCTCATCGACTCCACCCCAGAGTGGATCGAACAGCGTACCGGCATTACCGAGCGGCGCTGGGCCACCAACTCTGAGACTGTGGCGTCCATGGGCACCACAGCCGCGCGTACCGCCCTAGAGCGATCCGGGCTGGAGGCATCCCAGATCGATGCCATCATCGTGGCGACCGTGTCACATCATCGTCCTTCCCCCAGCTTGGCGGCTTACATCGCCCGGGAGCTCGGCTTGGGTGACGCTGCTGCGTTTGACCTCAACGGCGCATGTGCTGGGTTTTGCTACTCAACCGCTCTGGCTGACTCAATGATCCGCACCGGATCGGCGAATTACGTCCTCGTTATCGGCGTCGAGAAGCTCTCGGAAATGACGAATCTTGACGACCGCTCCACCGCCTTCCTCTTCTCTGACGGGGCTGGTGCCGCAATCATCGGTGCCAGCGATGAGCCGGGGATCGGCCCGGTGGTGTGGGGATCTCGCTCTGATCAGCTCAAAACTATCGAGCTCGAGGACTGGCCGACGGCTAGCGCTGATCCCAACAAGATTCACCCCCTCATTCGCATGGAAGGTCGCGCGGTCTTCAAGTGGGCTATGACTGACGTCGCCAAGCGCGCCGCCGAGGCCATCGCCGAGGCCGGAATCACCCCCGCCGACCTCGATGTCTTCATCCCCCATCAGGCTAACGACCGGATTACCGACGTCGTGTCCCGCCACCTCAAGCTGCCTGAGTCAGTGACGGTGTGTCACGACATCGCGGATATGGGAAACACCTCCGCCGCATCCGTGCCGATCGCTATTGACCGTATGCTTCAGCGTGGACAGGCCCACAGCGGGGACCTCGCCCTCATCATCGGATTCGGAGCCGGGCTGGTCTACGCCGGCCAAGTCATCCGCCTCCCCTGA
- a CDS encoding ACP S-malonyltransferase: protein MSDATFSDHLAWLSAVADIDLVTHGTTSDEATIKDTAVAQPLLVAAALATAWSVDPKIFSQADLLAGHSVGEIAAGAAAGAFSAEAAMVLVRERGRAMAEAASRTATSMTAVIGGDADEVLTAIKAAGLTPANHNGKGQIVAAGTVEQLEAFAAEPPSRTRLFPLSVAGAFHTAHMEPAVDHLREVAAAMPTTIPTVALLSNLDGAVVADGREFADRLVQQVAHPVRWDLCMDTMAQRNITGLLELTPAGTLTGIAKRNLKGVELFNLNTPDQIPAAREFITTHSSKENA from the coding sequence ATGTCAGACGCCACTTTCTCTGACCACCTTGCGTGGCTCTCAGCAGTGGCAGATATCGATCTGGTGACCCATGGCACGACTTCCGACGAGGCAACCATCAAGGACACTGCGGTTGCCCAGCCACTGCTGGTCGCCGCCGCGCTGGCCACAGCCTGGTCAGTTGATCCCAAGATTTTCTCTCAGGCCGACCTGCTCGCCGGCCACTCTGTCGGGGAGATTGCCGCTGGCGCTGCTGCTGGGGCTTTCTCTGCCGAAGCCGCCATGGTTCTTGTGCGCGAGCGCGGTCGGGCCATGGCCGAGGCCGCGTCACGCACTGCCACCTCCATGACTGCTGTCATCGGGGGCGATGCCGACGAGGTGCTGACCGCCATTAAAGCCGCTGGGCTCACCCCAGCCAACCACAATGGCAAAGGCCAGATCGTAGCCGCAGGCACCGTCGAACAGCTCGAAGCTTTCGCAGCCGAGCCGCCGTCTCGTACCCGACTCTTCCCGTTGTCGGTCGCGGGGGCCTTCCACACGGCTCATATGGAACCGGCGGTCGATCACCTGCGCGAAGTAGCCGCTGCCATGCCGACCACGATCCCGACGGTGGCCCTGCTGTCCAACCTTGACGGAGCCGTCGTCGCAGATGGTCGCGAATTCGCTGATCGTCTGGTCCAGCAGGTGGCCCATCCGGTGCGATGGGACCTGTGCATGGACACCATGGCTCAGCGCAATATCACCGGACTGCTCGAACTCACGCCCGCCGGAACACTGACAGGCATCGCCAAGCGCAACTTGAAGGGAGTGGAGTTGTTCAACCTCAACACCCCCGATCAGATCCCGGCTGCCCGCGAGTTCATCACGACTCACTCCAGCAAGGAGAATGCATGA
- a CDS encoding 2-dehydropantoate 2-reductase, with translation MKAAIIGAGAIGGFYGAALADAGMDVSFIARGKTLIAIREHGLRLVGNTELTLDVPVTDDAAEIGQVDVVLLCTKTFQVAEAARTYLPALMGPHTLVVTTQNGVIAPHELSAIIGPEHVAPGVCRQWVKIVEPGLIMDLGGPRMFEVSTIDDSPNTLVNELREACRKGGLTSPDVENITTTLWVKMCSVVPQGACGAVLDVSLGDLLGPYRDVFARCIDETVQVARAHSARIADDFVEKNLTFLAGQDPASTTSFQRDILAGRPSEYAAQVGAVPRLGDEVGVDTPINDVIAAVLGRREAQNRA, from the coding sequence ATGAAAGCAGCAATCATCGGAGCCGGGGCCATCGGCGGTTTCTACGGGGCGGCCCTCGCAGATGCCGGGATGGACGTCTCCTTCATCGCCCGTGGCAAAACCCTCATCGCCATCCGCGAGCACGGCCTGCGCCTGGTCGGCAATACGGAGTTGACCCTTGATGTACCCGTCACTGACGACGCAGCCGAGATCGGCCAGGTTGACGTCGTCTTGCTATGTACCAAGACTTTTCAAGTTGCAGAGGCCGCACGCACATACCTGCCCGCGCTTATGGGCCCCCACACCCTGGTCGTAACCACCCAAAATGGCGTCATCGCGCCGCACGAGCTTTCGGCGATTATTGGCCCTGAGCACGTCGCACCAGGGGTATGCCGACAGTGGGTCAAGATCGTGGAGCCAGGTCTGATTATGGACCTGGGCGGCCCTCGAATGTTCGAGGTCTCGACCATTGACGATTCCCCCAATACCCTCGTCAATGAGTTGCGAGAGGCTTGCCGGAAGGGCGGTCTCACCTCTCCCGACGTGGAGAACATCACCACCACTTTGTGGGTCAAGATGTGTTCCGTCGTCCCCCAAGGAGCCTGTGGTGCAGTACTCGACGTCTCCTTGGGCGACCTCCTTGGTCCCTACCGCGATGTCTTCGCTCGGTGTATCGACGAAACTGTTCAGGTGGCTCGCGCTCACAGCGCCAGGATCGCCGACGACTTCGTCGAGAAGAACCTCACATTCCTTGCTGGGCAGGATCCCGCGTCAACAACCTCCTTCCAGCGCGACATCCTTGCTGGACGCCCCAGCGAATACGCTGCTCAGGTAGGAGCTGTCCCCCGATTGGGTGACGAGGTCGGCGTCGATACTCCGATCAATGACGTCATTGCTGCCGTCCTAGGACGACGGGAAGCTCAGAATCGCGCCTGA
- a CDS encoding NifB/NifX family molybdenum-iron cluster-binding protein gives MNVMIPVRPDGSVEPRFGKAPMVAVAQVDNDGHVTDWHTFKVEWDRLHNEGTERRHHARIVRFLREHDVVACVATHAGMGMQRTLAAMKVPLLPATLPRARESVEHAMISAYADTKGTEES, from the coding sequence ATGAACGTCATGATCCCCGTTCGTCCGGACGGCTCAGTGGAGCCACGATTCGGTAAGGCGCCTATGGTAGCCGTCGCACAGGTTGACAACGACGGTCACGTCACCGACTGGCACACCTTTAAGGTTGAGTGGGACCGCCTCCATAATGAGGGCACTGAACGTCGTCACCACGCCCGCATCGTTCGCTTCCTGCGTGAGCACGACGTCGTAGCATGCGTCGCCACCCACGCTGGGATGGGAATGCAGCGCACCCTGGCAGCGATGAAGGTCCCGTTACTGCCGGCCACGTTGCCTCGTGCTAGGGAATCAGTGGAGCACGCCATGATTTCGGCATATGCGGACACCAAGGGCACGGAGGAATCATGA
- a CDS encoding sugar porter family MFS transporter, with amino-acid sequence MASNGHARVEMKPGDSGSAGATRNSQTSWAVFIAVTAAALGITYGYDISNTAAALQFVQRDFGIYSAINTASVVGQIAGAILGGPMANAIGRKKSMLVIAAGYTIFAILTAISPSAGLFLAMRVLLGITIGLSITVVPVFIAESAPASRRGGLATAYQVTCVVGIILGYLVGYSLLPTDTWRWILGVAAVPAFIVLLMLVRTQETPSWYMLKGREDEARRAMERIEVAELVEPSLDEIRNSLSSRPSGSVWGRLREMFHGGMARATIFAIVLGFSIQITGINATIYYAPGIYSRMGFTDTATTYLVPSLVQFLSLISVVISMLVIDKVGRRFVLITGISTMIVATIVLIVTYLASGFEGAVAGIIGLVGMSLFTMGFTFGFGSIVWVYAGEIFPARYRSLGASLVLTADLIANAITAQLGAAMLDGIGLAGTFGVYGGLLVVALLFLLRYAPETSGRSLEEIQDYWNNGARWPKADSPSMG; translated from the coding sequence ATGGCGTCGAATGGTCATGCGCGCGTAGAGATGAAGCCTGGTGATTCCGGGTCAGCTGGTGCGACGAGAAATAGTCAGACGAGCTGGGCCGTCTTCATTGCGGTGACGGCAGCAGCCCTGGGAATCACTTATGGTTATGATATTTCTAATACCGCGGCCGCTTTGCAATTTGTACAGCGAGACTTTGGTATCTATAGCGCCATCAACACGGCCTCCGTGGTAGGTCAAATAGCAGGTGCCATTCTTGGCGGCCCTATGGCGAATGCCATCGGACGTAAGAAGTCAATGCTGGTTATCGCGGCTGGATATACTATTTTCGCTATCCTGACAGCAATCTCCCCGTCCGCTGGACTGTTCCTTGCTATGCGGGTTCTGTTGGGTATCACTATCGGGCTTTCCATTACCGTCGTGCCGGTGTTTATCGCCGAATCCGCTCCGGCGTCGCGGCGGGGCGGGCTGGCAACCGCGTATCAAGTGACGTGCGTCGTCGGAATCATCTTGGGGTACCTCGTCGGTTATTCCCTGCTGCCTACGGACACGTGGCGTTGGATTCTCGGTGTCGCAGCCGTCCCAGCATTTATTGTGCTCCTGATGCTTGTTCGCACCCAGGAAACCCCCTCCTGGTACATGCTCAAGGGGCGTGAAGATGAGGCTCGTCGTGCCATGGAGCGCATCGAGGTTGCTGAATTGGTTGAGCCGAGCCTCGATGAGATCCGCAACTCGTTGTCTTCTCGGCCCTCTGGATCTGTATGGGGGCGGTTGCGTGAGATGTTCCATGGGGGCATGGCTCGTGCCACGATCTTTGCTATCGTTCTGGGATTTTCAATCCAGATCACTGGAATTAATGCAACAATCTATTATGCGCCTGGAATCTATTCGCGAATGGGATTTACTGACACTGCGACAACCTATCTGGTGCCATCCTTGGTGCAGTTCCTATCATTGATAAGTGTTGTCATCTCGATGCTCGTTATTGATAAGGTAGGGCGTCGATTCGTTCTTATCACGGGAATATCTACGATGATTGTAGCGACTATCGTGCTCATCGTGACATATTTGGCGAGTGGTTTTGAAGGTGCTGTTGCCGGTATTATTGGCCTCGTTGGGATGTCCCTTTTTACTATGGGGTTTACTTTCGGTTTCGGTTCCATCGTATGGGTTTACGCGGGTGAGATTTTCCCGGCTCGCTACCGCTCACTCGGTGCATCTCTGGTGCTTACGGCAGACTTGATCGCGAATGCGATCACTGCCCAATTGGGAGCTGCGATGCTCGACGGTATCGGGCTGGCAGGAACATTCGGGGTCTACGGTGGGCTCCTCGTCGTTGCGCTGCTATTCCTGCTGAGGTACGCCCCGGAAACGTCCGGTCGCTCGCTTGAGGAGATCCAGGACTATTGGAACAACGGTGCTCGGTGGCCCAAGGCTGACTCGCCTTCGATGGGGTGA